GCCAACCTATTCGACGCAGGCCAGCATCACCCCGCGCACCCTCAACCTGGTGACCCTGGCAGACAACAAGATCTACGACGGCAACACCAGCGCCGTGGTGCACCTGAGCGACGATCGGGTGGCTGGCGACGCCCTTCAGGTCACGCACCAGTCGGCCAACTTCGCCGATCGCCAAGCCGGTCGCGACAAACGCGTGGTGATCGACGGCATCGGGCTGACGGGCGCCGACAAGGACAACTATGTTGTGGTGTCGAATGCCACCGACCGTGCCGACATCACGCCCAGGACCCTCAACGTCACCGTGCGGGCCGACAACAAGGTCTACGACGGTGGTGTCCGGGCCACGGTGTCGCTGGTCGACGATCGGGTGGCGGGTGATCTCCTGACGCTGCGCAACACGGAGGCCAACTTCGACAACAAGAACGTGGGCAGTGGCAAGACCGTCACCGTTCAGGGGGTCGCGATCAGCGGCGCGGACCAGGGCAACTATGCGGTGGCATTGACCACGATCCAGGGGCAGGCGGATGTCACACCGCGCACCCTGAATGTCGTGGCCAATGTGGCCGACAAGGTCTATGACGGCGCCACACAGGCTCGGGTGTCGGCATTGGCGGATGATCGCGTCGCCGGTGATGAACTGGAGGTCACTGCGGCGCGGGCTGGGTTCGCGGACAAGAATGTTGGCGTCAAGAAGACCGCCACCGTCTCCGGCCTGAGCCTGAGCGGCACCGACAGCGGCAACTATGTGGTCATGCAGGATCCGGTGACCGCCTCCGCCAGCATCACGCCGCGCGAGCTGCTGGTGCAGGCGACGGTGGACGGCAAGGTCTATGACGGCAAGGTGGCCACCACGGTGAACGGTCTCACGGACAACCGTGTGGCCGGCGATGACCTGACGATCGGCGCCGCTGGCGCGAACTTCGACGACAAGAATGTCGGCAAGGGAAAGAACGCCACCGTTCATGGACTGAGTGTCGACGGCGCAGACAGTGGCAACTACGTCCTGGCCGCCGCCCCGGTGATGGCGCAGGCCGATGTCACCGCACGCACCTTGCATGTCACTGCCCGGGCGCAGGACAAGGTCTACGACAGCTTCACCAAGGCCACCGCGTCGCTCAGTGACGACCGCGTGGCGGGTGATGAGGTCGTCGTGAACCAGGGTTCGGCGAACTTCAGCGACAAGCATGCGGCACAGGGCAAGACGGTGACCGTGGCTGGCCTGACGCTGGCGGGAACCGATGGCGGCAACTACCAGTTGTCGCAGTCCGAAGTGACGGCGCAGGCCTCGATCACTCCTCGACTGATCAACGTGACGGTGGTGCCGTCGCAGAAGGATGCGGACGGTACCAACCTGGCCATGGTGAAGGTGATCACGGCACCGCTGCCCAGCGACCAGGCGACGGCCCAGTGGGGAGAGGCGCGCTTCAACGACGAGCGACCCGGCATGGACAAGCGTGTCACCGTGACCGACCTGGCGCTGGTCGGCAGCGATGCCGGCAACTACCAGTTGGCGAGCACGCAGGCCTACGCTGACGGCGCTGTCATCCGTCCCCAGCCGGTGTTGCAGGGCACCCAATCGGCCTGCTCGTCCAGTGGCGCCGCTGCGGCGTGCAGTGCGGGCACATGGCTGTTGTCGATGAACCTGGCGTCGCAGTCCGTCATCGGCGGACGCGGTGGATTGAATGCCGGGGGAATCGATCCGCTGACCGGCAAGCCGCGCAAGCAAGCGGATGGCACGTCGCCCAGTTCGTTGATGCCCAAGAGCCTGACTCAGCAAGGCCACGGCATCCAGTTGCCGGCGGAGGCGGATCAAAACCGGCCTTGAAGGTTGAGAAGGCCAGGACGGCGGCATTCACACCGCCGCTGTCCGCGCGGATGGCAGCATCCAGGGCATCCAGGGCATCCAGGGCATCCAGAGCATCCAGAGCATCCAGAGCATCCAGGTTACCCAGGGTTCCAACGGCACCAGGGTTGCCCATGGCTTCAATCGCATCGATGCCCTCAATGCGGCCGCTGGGATCAGTGACGTCGTTGATGCCGGGGTGCCGGGGAAGCTGGTAACTGCGGTGACTCCGGTGACGTCGTTGAGGCCGTTGACGCCGGTGACGCCAGTCATGCCACTTATGCCTGCGATGCCTGCGATGCTGCCCGCGATTCCAACCGCGTCAGTTCGCCGGTGTCAGGTCGGCGAAATCCTGGCGCCGCTCCGCGCTCGCTCTGGATGCTTCAGTCAGCGCACCGGTCGGATAGCGATACGGCGCGCGGCGCCCTCCGGTGGCTTGGTCTCGACCTGGGCGCTGCGCTGCCGGGTCGTGGACACGGACGATTGATCGTGTTCAGCCGCCCCGGGCACCACCACATCGCCGGCAATCGCGCGGGCGCGCAACTGGCCACAGCCACCGTCCACGTCCTGGCCAGCGGAATCGCGCAGCTTGGTCAGGATGCCGCGCTGATGAAGCCGCCGGGCGATGTCTCGCGCTTTGTCCCAGTCCGGCCGCAGGAAGGGCAGCTCCGGCACGCTGTTGTAAGGGATCATGTTCAGCACGCCGTACTTTCCCTTCAGCAGGGCGACGATGCCCTCCAGTTCATCGTCGCCATCGTTGACGCCTTCCAGAAGCGTCCACTGGTACTGGATCGGATAGCCGGAGTCACGGGCATACCGCTCCCCCGCTTCGACGATCTCGGCTGGGGACAGTCGTGGCGCGCGCGGCAGCAACTGGCGGCGCAGGTCCGGCTTGGTGGTGTGCAGCGAGAGCGCCAGCGCCGGTTTCACCGGGCCGCGACTCAGTCGATCGAACGCCCGCGGATCGCCGACGGTGGAAAACACCAGGTTCTTGTGGCCGATGTTGCCGGCCGTTCCCAACAACTCGATCGCCTCCATGACCGCTTCCAGGTTGTGGGACGGTTCTCCCATCCCCATGAAGACCACCTTCTTGACCGGACGCAGACGCCGCGCGAGGGCCACCTGCGCCACGATCTCGGCGCTGCTGACCTGACGGATCAGCCCATCGCGCCCGGTCATGCAGAACTGGCAGCCCACCGCGCAACCCACCTGACTGGACACGCACAGACCGTCGCGGGGCAGCAGGACACTTTCCACGGTTTGGCCATCTTGCAATCCGACCAGCAGACGCGCGGAGCCGTCATCACCTGGGTGTTGCTCGATCAATCGCGTCAGCCCATGCAGCTCATCCATCAAGCCCGGCAGCGCCTGACGGACGGGCAGCGGCAGATAGTCCTCCAGCCGGCGCCGACCCGCACTGAGCGGCAACGCTTGCACCCAGTGGCGCAACACCCGTTGACGATGCGCGGGATTCGCGCCGAGGGCGCTGAGGCGTTGGTCGATGTCGGCGATGGAGAGCACGGAGCAGGGCAGGTAGGACAGTCTGGGTGAAATGCGGCAAGGCGGCTCAAGCACCGCGTGGACATGCCTGCCCACGTTTCAAGCGGAGAGCCTCTGCCACGCAGCGGCGCAAGTTCATGACCACGCTGGTGACCAACCGGTCGCGTGTCATGCCGCGATCAGGCATTGCGAGGCAACGGTGGATTCTCGCCGATCCCTGGCGCGTGATCCGTTCCTGCCAGGTGCGCGCCGAGGGCCGGGTCACGTCGTCAGCGGGGGCGTGGGGCTTTGCTGCACGCATGGATCACCGGTCCACCCGCTCGCGCGAAGCCAGGGGCATCACGCCGCCGGTCCGCCGGCTCGCAGTCAAATCTGCCCGCCCGCGCCTGGCCAGAGGCATGACGCTCCCTACAATGCTGACCTATGACAACTTTTCCGATCGGCCTTGAACCGCGCTGCTTTGCGCTGGTCCCGGCCGCGGGCGTGGGCAGCCGGTCCGGTGCCGATCGCCCGAAGCAGTATGTGCCGCTGGCCGGCCGCGCGATGATCGCGCACACGCTGGCCGCCTTGGCGGGCGTTCCCCGAATTGAAGCGACCTTGGTGGTGTTGTCCGACGAGGACGACCAGTTCGACACCGCCGTCCCCGGCTTTGAGGGTGATCGGGGCTGGGTGGCCCGCTGCGGCGGTGCCACGCGCGCCGAGACGGTGGCCAACGGCCTGCAGGTCCTGCGCGAGCGCGGCGTTCAGCCGCATGACTGGGTGCTGGTGCATGACGCGGCGCGCTGCCTGATCCGTCCCGAATGGATCGAGCGCCTGATCGAAGCCTGCGATCCTGATGAGGTCGGCGGCCTGCTCGCGCTGCCAGTCGCGGACACGCTGAAGGACGGGTGCAGCGATGCCGGCGCCAATGCCAGTGCCAATGCCAATGCCAATGCGAACGCCGCATCGGCCCGTGTGGCTGGAACCGTCGATCGCCGAGGGAAGTGGGCGGCGCAGACACCGCAGATGTTCCGCTGGGGCTTGCTGGCGCCCGCGCTGGCGCAAGGTGTGGACGGCATCACTGACGAGGCCAGCGCGGTGGAGGCGCTGGGACATCGACCGCTGCTGGTGGAAGCATCGATGGAAAATTTCAAGGTCACCTATCCGGCCGACTTCGCGTTGGCCGAACGCTTGTTGAGGAGTCGCTCATGACGGTCGGATCGGAACATGATGTTCAGGGATTGAAGGTCGCCGGCCATGCCGTCGCCACGGTGCTGCAGCGCATGCTGGCGGCGATCCAGCCCGGCATGACCACGCGGGAGCTCGACGAGATGGGCGCCCGCTGGCTGGCCGAGTTCGGTGCCCGTTCGGCGCCGATGACCAGCTACAACTTCCCCGGCGCCACCTGCATCAGCGTCAACGAGGAGGCCGCGCACGGCATCCCCGGCGACCGTGTCATCGCCAAGGGTGATGTGGTCAATGTGGATGTCTCGGCCGAGCTGGACGGCTATTTCGCCGACACCGGCGGCACCCGCATCGTTCCGCCCACGACCCCCACCAAGACCCAATTGGTCTTCGCCGCGCAGTACGCGTTGGACCAGGCGATCAAGGAGGTGCGACACGGCGTCAAGCTCAACCGTATCGGGCATGCCATCGAGCGCGTGGCCAAGGCCCACAAGTTCAAGATCATCGAGAACCTGTGCAGCCACGGCGTGGGGCGTTCCCTGCATGAGGAGCCGAAGTCCATTCCCGGCTATTTCGACGCCAACGACACCCGGGTGCTGACCGAAGGCATGGTCATCACCATCGAGCCTTTCCTGTCGACCAAGAGCCGCTGGGTGGACGAGGGCGCGGATGGCTGGACCTTGTCCGGTATCAAGGGCAATCTGTCGGCGCAGTTCGAGCACACGATGATCGTCACCCGTGGCGCGCCGGTGATCGTCACCACCACCGGGGCGGCGGCTGGCGCGCATTGAGTCCGCCCGCAGGCCTCAGGCGCTGAGCATGCCGACCCGTGCCATTTCCTTCCATCGAGCATCCCCATGCAACTGCAATTCCGCATTGGCGAGGGCTGGGACACCCATGCACTCGTCACCGACCGCCCCCTGATCCTGGGCGGCGTCACCATTCCGCACACCCATGGCCTGCTGGGCCATTCCGATGCCGACGCGCTGGCCCACGCGATGACCGATGCCTTGCTCGGCGCGGCCGCGCTTGGCGACATCGGCAAGCTGTTTCCGGACACCGCTGCCGAATTCAAGGGCGCCGATTCCATGGTGCTGCTGGCGGAAGCCTATCGGCAGGTGAAAGCACGGGGATGGGTGATCGGCAACATCGACACCACCATCGTGGCCCAGGCCCCGAAGATGGCCCCGCACATCCCTGCGATGCGGCGCCGCCTGGCCGAGGTGCTGGGCATCGACGAAGGGCAGATCAACGTGAAGGCCAAGACCGCCGAGAAGATGGGCCCGGTCGGCGAGCTGAAGGCGATCGAGGCGCGCGCCGTGTGCCTGTTGGTGGCTGCGCCCGTTTGACCGCCTGGCCAGGCCGTGGGTCCGGATACTGATCGGCGGAATCGGAACCAAAACCGGAACCGGAACCGCAGGCCACAGCCGAGGCCGACGACATAGCCATAGCCGCAGCCGTAGCCATAGCCATAGCCGTAGCCGTAGCCGTAGCCGTAGCCGTAGCCGCAGCCGTAGCCGCAGCCGTGTCCGCCAAGTTAACCCTCGGCCGCCATGCCAACCGCAAGCCTTAGGTCAACCGAAGCTGCCGCTTTTGCTGGCGCGCCTGTTGCGAGCGCTCAATCGCCGGATCGAACTCGGGCGACGGCGAGCTCCACCGCGGTGCTGTAGTCCGCCACGCGGGCGCGATAGGCCCGCAGACTGGCAATGACCTGTCCAGCGTCATCGTGTTGGCGTCCGACCTCATCCAAGGCGGCCGCCGTCGCTTCGCGCAGCGCCTGCGCCAGTGCGGGCGGAAGCGGCGAAATCGCGATGCCCTGCGTGCGGAGCGACCTCCACGCCACGGCGTTGCGATCTCGGGCCCTGGCGATGGACCGCATGGCGGCGGCTTGCGCAGCGACGCGAAGGATCTCGCGCAGATCCTCGGGCAGGCGTTGGAACTGCGGTTCATGGATGAACACATGCAGTGCCACATCGGGCTCGTGCCAGGGCGCGAGATAAAACCGGGCGAAGCGGGCGAGCGGCAGCGTGGTGTCGATCGCCGGACCGACCACATCGGCGCCGTCGATGCGTCCCGCTTCAAACGCCGGGACGATGCCGGAGAACGGCAGGCTGACTGGCACCGCGCCGAGCCGTGCCATCACCTGGGCAGGGAAACCGGCGATGCGCACTCGCAGCCCGCGCAAGTCCTCAGGTCCACGAAGCGGCCGTCGGTACCAGCCGCCCATCTGGATGTCCGTATGGGCCGCAGTCAACGGCACGATCGCCTGCGAGCGAAGCACCTGTTCGAACAGCATCTGGCCGCCGCCTTGGGTGAGCCAACCTTGCTGCTCGATGGGGGTGAGGCCGAACGGGATCGCCGTGAAGAAGTCGATCGCCGGCACCTGCTCGGCGTAGTACTGCGCGGTGGTGTGGGCCAGATCGAATTCACCCCGCTGAACGGCCTGCAGCAGCCCTGTGGGTTGGCCGTGCTGCGAAGGATCGACCAGTTCGATCATCAGCCGTCCGCCGGAGCTGCGTTTCACCAGGTCGCAGAAGTCTTGCGCGCTCTCATGAAGCAAGGGCAGGGTGGTGGGCCAGGAGGTGGCCATGCGCCAGTGAATCGGCGCTGCGCCGCCGTGGCCGGCGACACGGGAGGCGCGTGGCGCAAGCGCCGAAGGGGATGAGGCCGGCGGCATGGCGCCACGCGCACCGACGCCGTGGGCGGCGCACCCGACGCCGGTGACGCCGGCTGCCGTGGCGGCCAGCGCGGTGCCGAGCCAGGAGCGACGGCTTGAGACGGTCAAGGGACCGGTGGGTTCTGTCCGCATAGGCGGATGCGGATCCGGATGCGCGTGCTGCTCTGGTTGCTCCGGTTGCTTTGGCAGCTCTGGCAGCTCTGGCTGAAGCGTTGGATGCAGGGGATGTGCTGCGTGAGACGGACGGCTCATGGAATCACTTTCTGTCGACGCCAGCTTCGGCGGACTCGACAGTGTGATTTCCGTGCGCAGACCAGGAGGCGCCATGAACGGCGCGTTGAAGCGAAACTGCTTCAAGCGGGCATTCACGATGGCGCCGCTGCTGGCGCCCGCAGGTCGGCCGCCGCGCAGCAGGGCGCGGCGGGATCAGCGCCTCAGCTCAGACGCTGGCGCGCTTCAAACGCAGCTGTGCGACGAAGCCGCTGTCGTCCGCATTGGCCAGGCGCAGTTGGGCGCCCAGGCGCTGGATGGATTTCTCGACGATCGCCAGCCCCAGGCCGGCGCCGGTGGCGGCAGTACGGGCGCTGTCGCCGCGGTAGAACGGGGTGGTCAGCTTGGCCAGCTTGTCCGGCGGCACGCCCGGGCCGTGGTCGCGCACGGTGAGCAGCACCCAGGCGCTGTCAGCCTCGGCGGTCACCAGGACGCGGGCCGGCTCGTCGTCGTGATGGCCGTAGCGGCGGGCGTTCTCGAAGAGGTTGAGCAGGATGCGGCCGAACTCGGTCGGATCGGTCCAGATGCGCAGCGCAGCGGACAGCCTCACGGTGATCTGGATCTGCTGCGGATCCCGGAAGCCCTGGGCTTCGCGCTCCACCAGCTCGCGCAGGTTCATCGCCTGCAGCTGCAGCTCGCTGGGGCGGGCGTAGTCCATGAACTTGTTGATGATCGCGTCGAGCTGGTCGATGTCCTGGGCAATGAATTGCCGCGCCTGTTCATCGGTGACGCTCATCTCCGCCTCCAGGCGCAGTCGCGCCAGCGGGGTGCGCAGGTCGTGGGAGATGCCGGCCAGCATGACGCTGCGGTCCTCTTCCATCTTTGCCAGCTCACGGGCCATGCGGTTGAAGCCCATGTTGACCTCACGGATCTCGCTGGTGAGCGTGCTTTCATCCAGGCGGGAGTCGTACTCGCCTTCGCGGATGCGTCCGGCGGCGATCGACAGCTCTCGCAGCGGCTGGTTGATCAGCCTGGCGATGGCCGCCGCGCCCAGCAGCGAGGCGCCCAGCGCGATCATGATCCACCACCAGTTGCTGGCGAAGTTGGTCTGCAGCGGCGCGGCATTGGTCTGCAGCCAGAACTGGTCCGCGCCGACGTCGAACCGCACCCACAGCCCCGGCACGCCGTTCAGCCCGCTGGCCAGCACCGTCTGCGGGCCCAGGCGAGACACCAGCTCCTTGCGCAGCCGTTGGGCAAACGGCGTGTTCTCGTAGGGCATCCAGCGGTCGGTCGCTTCGGCGACCTCCACCTGGACCGCCTCGCTGCGCGCCAGCGACTTGACCACCGCGACGCGGTTGATCGAATCCGTGCTCGACAGCGCCACGCGCGAGAGATTCACCAGCCCGGCGAGCTGCTGCGCAGCCTCCAGGGCCTTGGGCTCCGCTTCCAGGGCCTTGAAGGTCTGCTGCCACGCCAGCACCCCGGCTGCCAGCAGCAAGGCCAGCAGGGCGAAGGTGCGCCAGAACAGGTTCAGCGCCAAACGGGGAGGGGTCACGGGTGGTGATGCTTTCAGTGACTGCGGGTGGTGCTCGGCGTCAGGCGGCCGGGCGCCGGGAGATTCGGTCCGATCGAGGCCACCGGGTCAACGGTGCCGTCGA
The Roseateles amylovorans genome window above contains:
- a CDS encoding RNA methyltransferase produces the protein MLSIADIDQRLSALGANPAHRQRVLRHWVQALPLSAGRRRLEDYLPLPVRQALPGLMDELHGLTRLIEQHPGDDGSARLLVGLQDGQTVESVLLPRDGLCVSSQVGCAVGCQFCMTGRDGLIRQVSSAEIVAQVALARRLRPVKKVVFMGMGEPSHNLEAVMEAIELLGTAGNIGHKNLVFSTVGDPRAFDRLSRGPVKPALALSLHTTKPDLRRQLLPRAPRLSPAEIVEAGERYARDSGYPIQYQWTLLEGVNDGDDELEGIVALLKGKYGVLNMIPYNSVPELPFLRPDWDKARDIARRLHQRGILTKLRDSAGQDVDGGCGQLRARAIAGDVVVPGAAEHDQSSVSTTRQRSAQVETKPPEGAARRIAIRPVR
- the ispD gene encoding 2-C-methyl-D-erythritol 4-phosphate cytidylyltransferase — translated: MTTFPIGLEPRCFALVPAAGVGSRSGADRPKQYVPLAGRAMIAHTLAALAGVPRIEATLVVLSDEDDQFDTAVPGFEGDRGWVARCGGATRAETVANGLQVLRERGVQPHDWVLVHDAARCLIRPEWIERLIEACDPDEVGGLLALPVADTLKDGCSDAGANASANANANANAASARVAGTVDRRGKWAAQTPQMFRWGLLAPALAQGVDGITDEASAVEALGHRPLLVEASMENFKVTYPADFALAERLLRSRS
- the map gene encoding type I methionyl aminopeptidase yields the protein MTVGSEHDVQGLKVAGHAVATVLQRMLAAIQPGMTTRELDEMGARWLAEFGARSAPMTSYNFPGATCISVNEEAAHGIPGDRVIAKGDVVNVDVSAELDGYFADTGGTRIVPPTTPTKTQLVFAAQYALDQAIKEVRHGVKLNRIGHAIERVAKAHKFKIIENLCSHGVGRSLHEEPKSIPGYFDANDTRVLTEGMVITIEPFLSTKSRWVDEGADGWTLSGIKGNLSAQFEHTMIVTRGAPVIVTTTGAAAGAH
- the ispF gene encoding 2-C-methyl-D-erythritol 2,4-cyclodiphosphate synthase, with amino-acid sequence MQLQFRIGEGWDTHALVTDRPLILGGVTIPHTHGLLGHSDADALAHAMTDALLGAAALGDIGKLFPDTAAEFKGADSMVLLAEAYRQVKARGWVIGNIDTTIVAQAPKMAPHIPAMRRRLAEVLGIDEGQINVKAKTAEKMGPVGELKAIEARAVCLLVAAPV
- a CDS encoding TRAP transporter substrate-binding protein; this translates as MTVSSRRSWLGTALAATAAGVTGVGCAAHGVGARGAMPPASSPSALAPRASRVAGHGGAAPIHWRMATSWPTTLPLLHESAQDFCDLVKRSSGGRLMIELVDPSQHGQPTGLLQAVQRGEFDLAHTTAQYYAEQVPAIDFFTAIPFGLTPIEQQGWLTQGGGQMLFEQVLRSQAIVPLTAAHTDIQMGGWYRRPLRGPEDLRGLRVRIAGFPAQVMARLGAVPVSLPFSGIVPAFEAGRIDGADVVGPAIDTTLPLARFARFYLAPWHEPDVALHVFIHEPQFQRLPEDLREILRVAAQAAAMRSIARARDRNAVAWRSLRTQGIAISPLPPALAQALREATAAALDEVGRQHDDAGQVIASLRAYRARVADYSTAVELAVARVRSGD
- a CDS encoding ATP-binding protein; its protein translation is MTPPRLALNLFWRTFALLALLLAAGVLAWQQTFKALEAEPKALEAAQQLAGLVNLSRVALSSTDSINRVAVVKSLARSEAVQVEVAEATDRWMPYENTPFAQRLRKELVSRLGPQTVLASGLNGVPGLWVRFDVGADQFWLQTNAAPLQTNFASNWWWIMIALGASLLGAAAIARLINQPLRELSIAAGRIREGEYDSRLDESTLTSEIREVNMGFNRMARELAKMEEDRSVMLAGISHDLRTPLARLRLEAEMSVTDEQARQFIAQDIDQLDAIINKFMDYARPSELQLQAMNLRELVEREAQGFRDPQQIQITVRLSAALRIWTDPTEFGRILLNLFENARRYGHHDDEPARVLVTAEADSAWVLLTVRDHGPGVPPDKLAKLTTPFYRGDSARTAATGAGLGLAIVEKSIQRLGAQLRLANADDSGFVAQLRLKRASV